In Geobacter anodireducens, a genomic segment contains:
- a CDS encoding multidrug ABC transporter ATP-binding protein, which produces MNAREPAAAEPPPVVRLKGVGLRYGKTPALENISLDLPAGCMVGFIGPDGVGKSSLFSLIAGSRAVQSGAVEVLGGSMADRGHRRTVCPRVAFMPQGLGRNLYPTLSVFENAEFFARLFGHGRRERERRILELLRATGLEPFSDRPAGKLSGGMKQKLGLCCALIHDPDLLVLDEPTTGVDPLSRRQFWELIDRIRAKRPGMSVLVATAYMEEAARFDWLVAMNGGRVLATGSPAELLSQTGTAALEEAFIALLPPSQREGHRPVEVFPRETDVSAEAAIEAHGLTMRFGEFTAVDHVSFRIGRGEIFGFLGSNGCGKTTTMKMLTGLLPASEGEAWLFGRPVDSQDIDTRRRVGYMTQSFSLYGELTVRQNLVLHARLFRLPEKGIPARVKEMAERFGLVEVMESLPDALPLGQRQRLSLAVAMIHGPEMLILDEPTSGVDPVARDAFWQIMIGLARRDGVTIFISTHFMNEAERCDRISLMHAGRVLVSDAPAALIEKRGVETLEEAFIGYLEEAATDSDAMAPPLQEHALSPQPRAPSDLGPAREGEPEGGGFFSLRRLFSYTRREALELRRDPIRLTLALLGSVILMLVIGYGINLDVENLSFAVLDRDQTTLSRDYALNLAGSRYFNERPPIIDYGDLDRRMRAGEISLAIEIPPGFGRDLRRGAPVTVGAWIDGAMPTRAETVRGYVQGMHAQWLSVLAREHITALSGAGAATIETRFRYNPDVKSLPAMVPAVIPLLLMMIPAMLTALSVVREKELGSIVNLYVTPVTRLEFLLGKQGPYVALAMLNFFLLTALAVFVFRVPLKGSFPTLAAAAFLYVTAATALGLVISTFMRSQIAALFGTALLTLLPAVQFSGMIDPVSSLEGAGAMIGRAYPTTHFLTIARGTFSKGLDFHDLHSSFLSLALAVPILTGLGGALLRKQEH; this is translated from the coding sequence ATGAACGCGCGGGAACCGGCAGCCGCCGAACCGCCCCCCGTGGTCCGGCTGAAGGGGGTCGGCCTCCGCTACGGCAAGACCCCGGCGCTTGAGAATATCTCCCTTGATCTCCCCGCCGGCTGCATGGTCGGATTCATCGGCCCCGACGGGGTGGGGAAATCGAGCCTCTTCTCGCTCATCGCCGGTTCCCGGGCGGTCCAGTCCGGTGCCGTGGAGGTGCTCGGGGGGAGCATGGCCGACCGCGGCCACCGGCGCACAGTCTGCCCCCGGGTGGCCTTCATGCCCCAGGGGCTCGGCAGGAATCTCTATCCCACCCTGTCGGTCTTCGAGAATGCCGAGTTCTTCGCCCGCCTCTTCGGCCACGGCCGCCGGGAGCGGGAGCGCCGCATCCTTGAGCTGTTGCGGGCAACGGGCCTTGAGCCCTTTTCCGACCGGCCGGCGGGCAAACTGTCCGGTGGCATGAAGCAGAAGCTGGGCCTGTGCTGCGCCCTGATTCACGACCCCGACCTTCTGGTCCTGGACGAGCCCACCACAGGCGTCGATCCCCTGTCGCGCCGCCAATTCTGGGAGCTCATCGACCGCATCCGCGCCAAGCGGCCAGGGATGAGCGTGCTGGTGGCCACCGCCTACATGGAAGAAGCGGCACGTTTCGACTGGCTGGTGGCCATGAACGGGGGGCGAGTCCTGGCCACGGGCTCTCCGGCCGAACTCCTGTCCCAGACCGGCACCGCCGCCCTGGAAGAGGCGTTCATCGCCCTTCTTCCCCCATCCCAGCGGGAAGGTCATCGGCCGGTAGAGGTTTTTCCCCGGGAAACCGACGTTTCCGCCGAGGCAGCCATCGAGGCCCATGGCCTTACCATGCGCTTTGGCGAGTTCACGGCCGTCGACCACGTGAGCTTCCGCATCGGGCGGGGGGAGATCTTCGGCTTCCTGGGTTCCAACGGCTGCGGCAAAACGACCACCATGAAGATGCTGACCGGCCTCCTGCCGGCCAGCGAAGGGGAGGCGTGGCTCTTCGGCCGTCCCGTGGACTCCCAGGACATCGATACCCGCCGTCGGGTCGGCTACATGACCCAGTCTTTCTCCCTTTACGGCGAACTGACGGTGCGGCAGAACCTGGTGCTCCACGCCCGTCTCTTCAGGCTGCCGGAAAAGGGGATTCCGGCCCGGGTGAAGGAGATGGCGGAGCGATTCGGTTTGGTGGAGGTGATGGAGAGCCTCCCCGATGCCCTGCCCCTGGGGCAGCGCCAGCGGCTTTCCCTGGCGGTGGCCATGATCCACGGCCCGGAGATGCTGATTCTGGACGAACCCACCTCGGGGGTCGATCCGGTGGCCCGCGATGCGTTCTGGCAGATCATGATCGGTCTGGCGCGCCGGGACGGGGTCACCATCTTCATCTCAACCCACTTCATGAACGAGGCCGAGCGTTGCGACCGGATCTCGCTGATGCACGCGGGGCGGGTGCTGGTGAGCGACGCGCCAGCGGCCCTGATCGAAAAGCGGGGGGTAGAGACACTGGAGGAGGCGTTCATCGGCTACCTGGAGGAGGCGGCCACGGACTCCGATGCCATGGCGCCGCCTCTGCAAGAGCATGCTCTTTCCCCTCAACCGCGCGCTCCCTCTGACCTCGGTCCGGCCAGGGAGGGAGAACCCGAGGGGGGCGGCTTCTTCAGCCTGCGCCGCCTGTTCAGCTACACCCGGCGCGAGGCATTGGAACTGCGCCGGGATCCGATCCGCCTGACCCTGGCGCTCCTGGGGAGCGTTATCCTCATGCTCGTCATAGGATACGGCATCAACCTGGACGTGGAGAATCTTTCCTTCGCGGTCCTCGACCGGGACCAGACCACCCTCAGCCGCGATTACGCCCTTAATCTCGCCGGTTCCCGTTACTTCAACGAACGTCCTCCCATCATCGACTATGGCGACCTGGACCGGCGCATGCGGGCCGGCGAGATCAGCCTGGCCATCGAGATCCCCCCCGGCTTCGGCCGTGACCTGCGCAGGGGGGCTCCGGTGACGGTGGGGGCCTGGATCGACGGTGCCATGCCCACCCGTGCCGAGACGGTGCGCGGCTACGTGCAGGGGATGCATGCGCAGTGGCTGTCGGTCCTGGCCCGGGAGCATATCACGGCTCTCTCCGGGGCCGGGGCTGCCACCATTGAGACGCGCTTCCGCTACAACCCCGACGTGAAAAGCCTGCCGGCCATGGTGCCGGCGGTCATTCCGCTGCTGCTCATGATGATTCCGGCCATGCTGACCGCTCTGTCCGTGGTGCGGGAAAAGGAGCTGGGCTCCATCGTCAATCTCTACGTCACTCCGGTCACCCGGCTGGAATTCCTCCTCGGCAAGCAGGGGCCATACGTGGCACTGGCCATGCTCAACTTTTTCCTCCTTACCGCCCTGGCCGTCTTCGTGTTTCGGGTTCCCCTGAAGGGGAGCTTCCCAACCCTTGCCGCGGCCGCGTTCCTCTACGTAACCGCCGCCACCGCCCTGGGGCTGGTGATCTCCACCTTCATGCGGAGCCAGATCGCGGCCCTCTTCGGAACGGCGCTCCTGACCCTCCTGCCTGCGGTCCAGTTCTCAGGCATGATCGACCCGGTTTCCTCCCTCGAAGGGGCAGGAGCCATGATCGGCAGGGCGTACCCCACCACCCATTTCCTGACCATCGCCCGGGGCACCTTTTCAAAAGGGCTCGATTTCCACGACCTCCACTCCTCATTCCTTTCCCTGGCACTGGCCGTCCCCATCCTGACCGGCCTCGGGGGAGCACTGCTCAGGAAACAGGAGCACTGA
- a CDS encoding molecular chaperone — translation MRRQTELKTVHRSDTDRMQTVKRSTRSGSSTGRNMSMAAPRESMPVASTVTNPFREMERWFEESLNRPFFGMNWVPFRNLINDLGNSGELMPAVDMFEEGEHLVVKAELPGIPRDDLNLRIVDGNLIISGEKRSGETVERSNYLRLERHHGSFTRTLRLPDGLDTEHIRASFRDGILDVRIPKTESTVRQITVE, via the coding sequence ATGAGACGCCAGACTGAACTCAAGACCGTTCACAGAAGTGATACGGACAGGATGCAGACGGTGAAAAGATCGACCAGAAGCGGCTCCTCAACGGGCAGAAACATGTCGATGGCAGCTCCCCGCGAGAGCATGCCCGTGGCCTCAACCGTAACGAACCCGTTCCGCGAAATGGAGCGGTGGTTCGAGGAATCCCTGAACCGCCCCTTCTTCGGCATGAACTGGGTTCCCTTCCGCAACCTGATCAACGACCTGGGGAATAGCGGCGAACTGATGCCCGCCGTGGACATGTTCGAAGAAGGGGAACACCTGGTGGTGAAAGCCGAACTGCCGGGCATTCCACGGGATGATCTGAACCTGCGGATAGTGGATGGCAACCTGATCATTTCGGGCGAAAAGAGGTCCGGGGAAACGGTCGAGCGGAGCAACTACCTGCGGCTCGAACGGCACCACGGCTCCTTCACGCGGACACTGAGACTGCCCGATGGCCTCGATACCGAGCACATCAGGGCCAGTTTCAGGGACGGAATTCTGGATGTCCGCATCCCGAAGACCGAAAGCACCGTCCGGCAGATCACCGTGGAATGA
- a CDS encoding alcohol dehydrogenase, whose protein sequence is MHASVYHQFGEPSQVINVEEASLPVPDFNQVRVKTIMSPIHNHDIWTIRGTYGYKPNLPAIGGSEALGIVDAVGEGVQNLKPGQRVVGSPIMGVWAEYFLAPEDILTVVPDSIDDEVGAQLSSMPFSALMLLEFLDAKPGQWIIQNAAGGAIGKALSALAKEHGVKTISLVRSEASEKELKALGIENVVSTSNQNWPQYVRDLTGKISISYAIDSIGGAASQALLSVLGENGLLISFGSMSGEPMHIPAGDIAFKQITVKGFWQKKINQSMVRDKREHMMKELISLAEEQKLRLPVEAIYPMTEVKTAIAASLQSARKGKILLRP, encoded by the coding sequence ATGCATGCATCTGTATACCATCAATTCGGTGAGCCTTCTCAGGTTATTAACGTGGAAGAGGCTTCGCTCCCTGTTCCGGATTTTAATCAGGTTCGAGTCAAAACAATTATGTCTCCTATCCACAACCACGATATATGGACAATACGTGGAACTTATGGATACAAGCCAAATTTACCCGCGATTGGGGGGAGTGAGGCGCTGGGTATCGTTGATGCTGTTGGGGAGGGCGTGCAGAATCTGAAGCCAGGCCAGCGTGTAGTAGGTTCTCCAATAATGGGCGTGTGGGCGGAGTATTTCCTGGCTCCGGAGGATATATTGACGGTTGTTCCCGACTCTATTGATGATGAAGTCGGGGCACAGCTGAGTTCCATGCCATTTAGTGCGCTCATGTTACTCGAGTTTTTGGATGCTAAACCAGGACAATGGATCATTCAAAATGCAGCGGGAGGGGCTATTGGAAAAGCCTTATCCGCTCTTGCAAAAGAACATGGAGTCAAAACCATCAGTCTTGTACGCAGTGAAGCATCTGAAAAAGAACTGAAGGCACTCGGAATTGAAAATGTAGTTTCTACTTCCAATCAGAACTGGCCACAATACGTACGTGATTTGACAGGCAAAATCTCCATTAGCTATGCGATTGATTCAATTGGTGGAGCAGCCAGTCAGGCATTGCTCTCTGTATTGGGAGAAAACGGTTTGCTGATTTCCTTTGGATCGATGTCTGGGGAGCCGATGCACATCCCTGCTGGGGATATCGCTTTCAAGCAGATTACAGTAAAGGGTTTTTGGCAAAAGAAAATCAATCAGTCTATGGTCAGAGATAAAAGAGAACATATGATGAAGGAACTAATTAGTTTGGCAGAGGAACAGAAATTGAGGTTACCAGTAGAAGCTATCTATCCAATGACAGAAGTAAAAACAGCTATAGCAGCAAGCCTTCAGTCAGCACGCAAGGGGAAAATTCTGCTTCGCCCGTGA
- a CDS encoding permease, producing the protein MAFESSHTARQDRARHALAGPRLAGAAFVAASAVGFGALGIFGKVAFASGASTAVVLFLRFLVAGVLMAALMPVLRLSWPRGRDFWILVGMGAIGYVGQAFCYFTSLRHASAGLTALLLYLYPALVTLASAALGRQRLTPLKVAAVAASLVGILLTVADGLTGSLSGIVFGAGAAVIYTGYILVGEQVSRRTGAIPAATVIMLAAATVYGCAVIWQGPHWPTGLAGWGAVAGIALFSTVVAMVGFFAGMQRLGAADAATLSTLEPVVTLVLAALILGESLGGVQLAGAALVLGAVVALARAK; encoded by the coding sequence ATGGCGTTCGAATCGTCGCACACTGCCCGGCAGGACCGCGCCAGGCACGCTCTCGCCGGCCCCCGCCTGGCCGGGGCGGCCTTTGTGGCGGCATCGGCCGTCGGGTTCGGCGCCCTGGGCATCTTCGGCAAGGTGGCGTTTGCCTCGGGCGCCTCCACCGCCGTGGTTCTCTTCCTGCGGTTCCTGGTGGCGGGGGTGCTCATGGCGGCCCTGATGCCCGTCCTGCGCCTGTCCTGGCCCCGGGGCCGCGATTTTTGGATACTGGTCGGCATGGGCGCCATCGGCTACGTGGGCCAGGCTTTCTGTTATTTCACGTCCCTGCGCCATGCATCCGCCGGGCTCACGGCGCTCCTGCTCTACCTCTACCCGGCCCTGGTGACCCTGGCCTCGGCGGCCCTGGGCCGCCAGCGGCTGACGCCCCTCAAGGTTGCGGCCGTGGCGGCCTCCCTCGTCGGCATCCTGCTGACCGTGGCCGACGGCCTGACCGGCAGCCTGTCCGGGATAGTGTTCGGCGCCGGCGCGGCAGTCATCTATACGGGCTACATCCTCGTGGGGGAGCAGGTGTCCCGCCGCACCGGCGCCATTCCGGCGGCAACCGTCATCATGCTTGCGGCGGCCACGGTCTACGGCTGTGCCGTGATCTGGCAGGGGCCCCACTGGCCCACGGGGCTGGCCGGCTGGGGAGCCGTGGCCGGAATAGCCCTTTTTTCCACCGTGGTGGCCATGGTCGGCTTCTTCGCCGGCATGCAGCGCCTGGGGGCCGCCGACGCGGCGACCCTCTCAACGCTTGAGCCGGTGGTGACCCTGGTCCTGGCGGCGCTGATCCTGGGCGAATCCCTGGGGGGCGTGCAACTGGCGGGTGCCGCCCTGGTGCTGGGCGCCGTGGTGGCCCTGGCCAGGGCAAAGTGA
- a CDS encoding ABC transporter substrate-binding protein, with protein sequence MIRFSRLMWWHLTVPVAMAILLTPAALPAFPQPSLSIGSGNTTGSYYVFSSAIAKIFNRRSAEYGVRLTTVSSQGAVANVESVLEGKTAFGIAQADVLRDAAKGTGRWAGKSQPGLRAVLGLPVEAVTVVAAVDAGISRMSDLRGKRVNIGAEGSFDHDYAVRLLRLSGLHPSDVIISAHPAALASELLQSNHIDAYIYTVAHPNLAVMEASTGRRKVLLVPLDTPLIAQVTAENPLLLPAVVPTNFYPGLERAGVVPTIGIRSILFTRSDMAEETVYRLVREVMTSFDLFRRQHPVLQVLSSREAADAAVIPLHPGADRFFRQAGIVP encoded by the coding sequence ATGATCCGCTTCTCCAGACTCATGTGGTGGCACCTGACGGTGCCGGTAGCAATGGCGATTCTGCTGACGCCTGCAGCCCTGCCCGCATTTCCGCAGCCCTCGCTCTCAATCGGCTCCGGGAACACCACAGGGTCTTACTATGTGTTTTCCAGTGCCATAGCAAAGATATTCAATCGCCGAAGCGCGGAATACGGAGTGCGGCTCACCACCGTTTCATCACAGGGGGCAGTGGCCAATGTCGAGAGCGTCTTGGAGGGGAAAACGGCCTTTGGGATAGCCCAGGCCGATGTGCTGCGAGATGCGGCGAAGGGAACCGGCAGATGGGCAGGAAAGAGCCAGCCGGGCCTGCGTGCCGTTCTCGGGCTCCCGGTAGAAGCCGTGACCGTTGTCGCAGCCGTTGATGCCGGGATCAGCCGGATGAGCGACCTCAGGGGGAAGCGGGTCAATATCGGCGCCGAAGGATCCTTTGATCATGACTATGCCGTGAGGCTGCTCCGTCTCTCCGGACTACATCCGTCAGACGTGATCATTTCGGCCCATCCTGCCGCCCTCGCCTCCGAACTGCTGCAGAGCAACCATATTGACGCCTACATTTATACGGTGGCGCACCCGAATCTTGCGGTGATGGAGGCCAGCACCGGCCGCCGGAAGGTTCTTCTGGTTCCCCTCGACACACCACTCATCGCACAGGTGACGGCGGAAAACCCGCTCCTGCTCCCTGCGGTGGTTCCCACCAATTTTTACCCGGGGCTGGAGCGTGCCGGAGTGGTGCCTACCATCGGCATCCGGTCGATACTTTTCACCCGGTCCGACATGGCTGAGGAAACCGTCTATCGCCTGGTGCGGGAGGTCATGACCTCCTTCGATCTTTTCAGGCGCCAGCACCCGGTCCTGCAGGTCCTTTCCTCCCGCGAGGCTGCCGATGCCGCGGTCATTCCCCTTCATCCGGGAGCCGACCGCTTTTTCCGGCAGGCCGGCATCGTTCCCTGA
- a CDS encoding glycoside hydrolase family 43 → MTGQWRRLLIRIAVVLALAALGFAAWQKFGGSNRDKGLVGGNGRIEAVEIDVAAKAAGRVREILVREGDFVTAGQVVAVMDTEVLEAQLREAEAYYRQTQTAIATERSQLAQRESEKAATVAAVGQREAELVNARKRWERSAELAAKGAMSQQETDDDYTGFQSAAAAISSARAQVAAAEAAIATARTRVVGAGSMVDAARATIERIQADIRDSALKAPRDGRVQYKVAQVGEVVGAGGRVLSLVDLSDVYMTFFLPTAAAGKVALGTEVRLVLDAAPRYVIPARVSFVSDVAQFTPKTVETASEREKLMFRVRAQIPVELLKKHITRVKTGLPGMAYVRLDTATPWPERLTTGLVQ, encoded by the coding sequence ATGACCGGTCAATGGAGAAGATTGCTGATTCGGATCGCCGTGGTGCTGGCGCTGGCGGCCCTGGGTTTTGCCGCGTGGCAGAAATTCGGCGGGAGCAACAGGGACAAGGGGCTGGTCGGCGGCAACGGTCGCATCGAGGCGGTGGAGATTGACGTGGCCGCCAAGGCTGCCGGCCGGGTCAGGGAGATACTGGTGCGCGAGGGGGATTTCGTCACCGCCGGCCAAGTGGTGGCGGTCATGGACACGGAAGTCCTTGAAGCCCAGCTCCGGGAGGCCGAGGCATACTACCGCCAGACGCAGACCGCCATCGCCACGGAGCGCAGCCAACTGGCCCAGCGGGAAAGCGAGAAGGCGGCGACGGTGGCGGCGGTCGGGCAGCGGGAGGCAGAGCTCGTCAATGCCCGCAAACGGTGGGAGCGTTCTGCTGAGCTTGCAGCAAAAGGAGCCATGTCCCAACAGGAAACCGATGATGACTATACGGGATTCCAAAGCGCCGCAGCCGCCATAAGTTCGGCCCGGGCCCAGGTTGCCGCCGCCGAGGCTGCCATTGCCACGGCCCGCACCCGGGTGGTGGGGGCGGGGTCCATGGTCGACGCCGCCCGGGCCACCATTGAGCGGATCCAGGCGGATATCAGGGACAGCGCCCTCAAGGCCCCCCGCGATGGCCGGGTCCAGTATAAGGTCGCCCAGGTGGGCGAGGTGGTCGGCGCCGGCGGACGGGTTCTCAGTCTTGTCGATCTGAGCGACGTTTACATGACGTTTTTTCTGCCCACTGCTGCGGCAGGCAAGGTTGCGCTTGGAACCGAGGTGCGGCTGGTACTGGATGCCGCTCCCCGGTACGTGATTCCCGCCAGGGTGTCGTTTGTTTCCGACGTGGCCCAGTTCACCCCCAAGACCGTGGAAACGGCCAGTGAACGGGAGAAGCTGATGTTCCGCGTCCGGGCCCAGATCCCTGTGGAGCTCCTCAAAAAGCACATCACCCGGGTTAAGACCGGCCTCCCCGGCATGGCCTACGTGCGGCTCGACACCGCTACCCCGTGGCCGGAACGCCTGACAACGGGGCTCGTACAATGA